One part of the Sphingopyxis sp. TUF1 genome encodes these proteins:
- a CDS encoding MarR family transcriptional regulator yields MPPWAGSSDDSDGVGEAFFASGSIARGVASPLLLIGSQREWPAQAALPDVRVVATLPPPRASAYIGQVAALDIVWLADAEAVEAAIFAEICAAIDRRGCTFICETTLAALDRVAAAIPASIDAQLLVDADPADKLVALAAARRMRFVEFNDVARDDAMERIDRLQEEVARIARMLGDLAAQQGGLPGAPASFALRGRDSDDFAGQLRSPPRDFAAAPRSFMPEERTLDRQRAKQVRRMLRQRRMREHYFPADLFADPAWDMLLDLYAARLERQPVSVSSLCIAAAVPATTALRWIKTMTDAGLFLREQDPQDGRRIFIALADGACDALSRYFEALDE; encoded by the coding sequence ATGCCGCCTTGGGCGGGTTCGTCGGACGACAGCGACGGAGTCGGCGAAGCATTTTTCGCCAGCGGGTCGATCGCGCGGGGCGTCGCATCGCCGTTGCTTTTGATCGGTTCGCAGCGCGAATGGCCCGCGCAGGCGGCGCTCCCCGACGTGCGTGTCGTCGCCACGCTCCCGCCGCCGCGCGCTTCAGCCTATATCGGCCAGGTCGCGGCGCTCGACATCGTGTGGCTGGCGGATGCGGAAGCTGTGGAAGCCGCGATATTCGCCGAAATCTGTGCCGCGATCGACCGGCGTGGATGTACTTTCATCTGCGAAACCACGCTGGCGGCACTCGATCGGGTGGCGGCGGCAATTCCGGCGTCGATCGACGCGCAATTGCTTGTCGATGCCGACCCCGCCGACAAGCTTGTGGCGCTCGCGGCAGCGCGGCGCATGCGCTTTGTCGAGTTCAACGATGTGGCGCGCGACGACGCGATGGAGCGCATCGACCGGTTGCAGGAAGAGGTCGCGCGTATCGCGCGGATGCTGGGCGACCTCGCCGCGCAGCAGGGCGGGCTGCCAGGGGCACCGGCCAGCTTCGCTTTGCGCGGCCGCGACAGCGATGATTTCGCCGGACAGCTTCGCTCGCCCCCGCGCGACTTTGCCGCCGCGCCGCGCAGCTTCATGCCCGAGGAGCGGACGCTCGACCGGCAGCGCGCCAAGCAGGTGCGGCGAATGCTGCGCCAGCGCCGGATGCGCGAGCATTATTTTCCCGCCGACCTGTTCGCCGATCCGGCGTGGGATATGCTGCTCGACCTGTATGCCGCGCGGCTCGAACGCCAGCCGGTTTCGGTATCGAGCCTCTGTATCGCCGCCGCCGTCCCTGCGACGACCGCACTGCGCTGGATCAAGACGATGACCGACGCCGGGCTTTTCCTGCGCGAACAGGATCCGCAGGACGGCCGCCGAATTTTTATCGCGTTGGCGGACGGCGCCTGTGACGCACTTTCCCGCTATTTCGAGGCACTCGACGAATAG
- the corA gene encoding magnesium/cobalt transporter CorA, translated as MPIMAARVYHEGKLVRDLGPDEALPEDCAPTDFFWLGLFEPTPAELSSIAKRFGLHPLAVEDALKANQLPKVEAYGDQLFVVARTANLDGDTIRPGETALFLGRNFLVTVRHGSARAHSEVRARLESLPDKLAHGPDYALYSVLDFIIDGYFPVIDAIEDRMLGIEDRVMDTPLDASEIRHVYKQRHEIIRFQRLVGMMKDVAGRLSSDDDLPTIDGAVRPYYRDIWDHVQRAEYRLAGLRDIAASIIETNGMLEQQRQGAITRQLAAWAAILAVPTAIAGIYGMNFDHMPELRWTFGYPLIVGGMAVICLSLYWRFKRIGWL; from the coding sequence ATGCCGATCATGGCCGCCCGTGTTTATCACGAGGGCAAGCTTGTACGCGATCTTGGGCCTGACGAAGCATTGCCCGAAGATTGTGCCCCTACCGATTTCTTCTGGCTCGGACTTTTTGAGCCGACTCCTGCCGAACTTTCGAGCATTGCCAAGCGCTTCGGCCTCCATCCGCTTGCGGTGGAGGATGCACTCAAGGCCAATCAGCTGCCGAAGGTTGAGGCTTACGGCGATCAGCTTTTTGTGGTCGCGCGTACCGCGAATCTCGATGGCGATACGATTCGGCCCGGAGAAACGGCGCTGTTCCTTGGCAGGAATTTCCTCGTCACCGTGCGTCACGGATCGGCGCGGGCGCATTCCGAAGTGCGGGCGCGATTGGAAAGCCTGCCCGACAAGCTCGCCCATGGTCCCGATTACGCGCTCTATTCGGTGCTCGATTTCATCATTGATGGCTATTTTCCAGTGATCGACGCGATCGAGGATCGGATGCTGGGGATCGAGGACCGGGTGATGGACACGCCGCTCGACGCTTCCGAAATCCGGCATGTCTATAAGCAGCGGCACGAGATTATCCGTTTCCAGCGACTTGTCGGCATGATGAAGGATGTCGCGGGGCGTCTTTCAAGCGACGATGATCTGCCGACGATAGACGGCGCGGTGCGCCCCTATTATCGCGATATATGGGACCATGTTCAGCGCGCGGAATATCGCCTGGCTGGGCTGCGGGATATTGCGGCTTCGATCATCGAAACCAACGGGATGCTGGAGCAGCAGCGACAGGGTGCGATCACCCGCCAATTGGCCGCATGGGCCGCGATTTTGGCGGTTCCGACGGCGATCGCGGGCATTTATGGAATGAACTTTGATCATATGCCCGAGCTGCGCTGGACCTTCGGCTATCCGCTGATTGTCGGGGGGATGGCGGTGATCTGCCTCAGCCTCTATTGGCGCTTCAAACGCATCGGCTGGCTTTGA
- a CDS encoding CBU_0592 family membrane protein, producing the protein MAAEIIIIEIIGWAAAATILAAYILLSLGKLEARGYAYQWMNVVGAGGFIINSGYNGAIPSAALNIVWAAMGLFTLWTVWRASRPARS; encoded by the coding sequence ATGGCCGCCGAAATCATCATCATCGAAATCATCGGCTGGGCCGCCGCAGCGACCATCCTCGCCGCCTATATCCTGCTTTCGCTCGGCAAGCTTGAGGCGCGCGGCTATGCCTATCAATGGATGAACGTCGTCGGCGCGGGGGGCTTCATCATCAATTCGGGATATAATGGCGCGATCCCGTCGGCGGCGCTCAACATCGTCTGGGCGGCGATGGGGCTGTTCACGCTGTGGACGGTGTGGCGCGCCAGTCGCCCGGCACGATCCTGA
- the acnA gene encoding aconitate hydratase AcnA encodes MTTTGQDTLGTRSTLNVGNKEYAYYSLDKAAAKLGDVSRLPFSMKVLLENLLRFEDGGFTVSTDDVQALVDWQKDPHSNREIQYRPARVLLQDFTGVPCVVDLAAMRDAIAKLGGDTSKINPLVPVHLVIDHSVMVDEFGHPKAFEQNVEIEYYRNGERYDFLKWGSKSLDNFKAVPPGTGICHQVNLEHIAQAVWSSEDASGATVAYPDTCVGTDSHTTMINGLGVLGWGVGGIEAEAAMLGQPVSMLIPEVVGFKLTGKLKEGVTATDLVLTATQMLRAKGVVGRFVEYYGPGLASLTLADRATLANMAPEYGATCGFFGIDDKTLDYMRLTGRSDENIALVEAYAKAQGLWLSADMPDPVFTDTLELDMGSVVPSLAGPKRPQDKVILTAVDDEFNADLKKVYNKDAAQRVPVAGEDHDIGDGDVVIAAITSCTNTSNPGVMVAAGLVAKKANERGLKPKPWVKTSLAPGSQVVTDYLVKAGLQDHLDAVGYNLVGYGCTTCIGNSGPLAGPISEAINGNNIVAAAVLSGNRNFEGRVSPDVRANYLASPPLVVAYALKGTVTEDFTTTPIGQDQDGKDVFLADIWPTNQEVADAIAGAVDRDMFVARYAHVYRGDEHWQKISVEGSDTYQWRAGSTYVANPPYFEGMTMTPAPVSDIVNAKPLAILGDSITTDHISPAGSIKADSPAGKWLMEHQVSKADFNSYGARRGHHDVMMRGTFANIRIKNEMVPGIEGGMSRYGDEVMPIYDAAMRHKADGTPLVVIAGKEYGTGSSRDWAAKGTNLLGVRAVIVESFERIHRSNLVGMGVLPLQFTDGQTRETLGLTGDDTFTITGVADLKPRQTVTVNVTRPDGSTFSFDTLCRIDTANEVEYYMNGGILHYVLRKLAA; translated from the coding sequence ATGACCACCACCGGCCAAGACACGCTGGGCACCCGTTCGACGCTGAACGTCGGCAACAAGGAATATGCGTATTATTCGCTCGACAAGGCCGCGGCCAAGCTGGGCGACGTCTCGCGCCTGCCGTTCAGCATGAAGGTGCTGCTGGAGAATCTGCTGCGGTTCGAGGATGGCGGCTTCACCGTGTCGACCGACGATGTTCAGGCGCTCGTCGACTGGCAGAAGGATCCCCATTCGAACCGCGAGATTCAGTATCGCCCCGCGCGCGTGCTGCTTCAGGATTTCACCGGCGTTCCCTGCGTCGTCGACCTCGCCGCGATGCGCGATGCGATCGCGAAGCTCGGCGGTGACACGTCGAAGATCAACCCGCTCGTCCCCGTCCACCTCGTCATCGACCACTCGGTGATGGTCGACGAATTCGGGCACCCCAAGGCGTTCGAACAGAATGTCGAGATCGAATATTATCGCAACGGCGAACGTTATGACTTCCTGAAATGGGGGTCGAAAAGCCTCGACAATTTCAAGGCGGTGCCGCCGGGCACCGGCATCTGTCACCAGGTGAACCTCGAACATATCGCGCAGGCGGTGTGGTCGAGCGAGGATGCGTCGGGCGCGACGGTCGCCTATCCCGACACCTGCGTCGGCACCGACAGCCACACGACGATGATCAACGGGCTCGGCGTGCTCGGCTGGGGCGTCGGCGGGATCGAGGCGGAAGCCGCGATGCTGGGCCAGCCCGTGTCGATGCTCATCCCCGAAGTCGTCGGGTTCAAGCTCACGGGTAAGCTCAAGGAAGGCGTCACCGCGACCGACCTGGTGCTCACCGCGACGCAGATGCTGCGCGCCAAGGGCGTCGTCGGGCGCTTCGTCGAATATTATGGCCCCGGCCTCGCGTCGCTGACGCTCGCCGACCGTGCGACGCTCGCCAATATGGCGCCCGAATATGGCGCGACGTGCGGTTTCTTCGGCATCGACGACAAGACGCTCGATTATATGCGCCTCACCGGCCGCAGCGACGAGAATATCGCGCTGGTCGAAGCCTATGCAAAGGCGCAGGGGCTGTGGCTGTCGGCCGACATGCCCGATCCGGTGTTCACCGACACGCTCGAACTCGACATGGGCAGCGTCGTTCCGTCGCTTGCGGGGCCGAAGCGGCCGCAGGACAAGGTGATCCTGACCGCGGTCGACGACGAATTCAACGCCGACCTCAAGAAGGTTTACAACAAGGACGCGGCGCAGCGCGTGCCCGTCGCGGGCGAGGATCATGACATCGGCGACGGCGACGTCGTGATCGCCGCGATCACCAGCTGCACCAACACCTCGAACCCCGGCGTGATGGTCGCCGCGGGGCTGGTCGCCAAAAAGGCGAACGAGCGCGGGCTGAAGCCGAAGCCGTGGGTCAAGACCTCGCTCGCGCCGGGGTCGCAGGTCGTGACCGACTATCTGGTCAAGGCTGGCTTGCAGGATCATCTCGACGCGGTCGGCTACAACCTTGTCGGCTATGGCTGCACCACCTGCATCGGCAATTCGGGGCCGCTCGCGGGGCCGATTTCGGAGGCGATCAACGGCAACAATATCGTCGCCGCCGCGGTCCTGTCGGGCAACCGCAATTTCGAAGGCCGCGTGTCGCCCGACGTGCGCGCCAACTATCTCGCCTCGCCGCCGCTCGTCGTCGCCTATGCGCTGAAGGGCACGGTGACCGAGGATTTCACCACCACGCCGATCGGGCAGGACCAGGACGGCAAGGACGTGTTCCTCGCCGACATCTGGCCGACCAATCAGGAAGTCGCCGACGCGATCGCCGGCGCGGTCGACCGCGACATGTTCGTGGCGCGCTACGCCCATGTCTATCGGGGCGACGAGCATTGGCAGAAGATTTCGGTCGAGGGGTCGGACACCTATCAGTGGCGCGCGGGCTCGACCTATGTCGCGAACCCGCCCTATTTTGAGGGGATGACGATGACCCCCGCGCCGGTGTCGGACATCGTGAACGCCAAGCCGCTGGCGATCCTCGGCGACAGCATCACGACCGACCACATCAGCCCCGCGGGGTCGATCAAGGCGGACTCGCCGGCCGGAAAATGGCTTATGGAACATCAGGTTAGCAAGGCCGACTTCAACAGCTACGGCGCCCGCCGCGGCCACCACGACGTGATGATGCGCGGCACCTTCGCCAACATCCGCATCAAAAACGAAATGGTCCCCGGCATCGAAGGCGGCATGTCGCGCTATGGCGACGAAGTCATGCCGATCTACGACGCCGCGATGCGCCACAAGGCCGACGGCACCCCGCTGGTGGTGATCGCGGGCAAGGAATATGGCACCGGCTCGTCGCGCGACTGGGCGGCGAAGGGCACCAACCTGCTCGGCGTCCGCGCGGTGATCGTCGAGAGTTTCGAGCGTATCCACCGCTCGAACCTCGTCGGCATGGGCGTGCTGCCGCTGCAGTTCACCGACGGCCAGACGCGCGAGACTCTGGGCCTCACCGGCGACGACACCTTCACGATCACCGGCGTCGCCGACCTCAAGCCGCGCCAGACGGTGACGGTGAACGTCACCCGCCCCGACGGATCGACCTTCAGCTTCGACACGCTCTGCCGCATCGATACCGCGAACGAGGTCGAATATTATATGAACGGCGGCATCCTGCACTATGTGCTGCGCAAGCTCGCGGCCTGA
- a CDS encoding PIN-like domain-containing protein gives MPKPWMKLGKLWRMLPRRSGSISSPEEKEARETEILSLVNRQSHFDSRSALIYAYKPEPRDMTLAKSAIVLDSSAFLRLGSQPDVIDYLNTRHEAPLILPGQSIQEFWNNNLNVADTIATGISRKFDALKAEIEKVDGNFQDFSERFSALIDEFRSSYGYAYDGVTVRRTVALLELLKDKALTSYVTRERFSQIALHRKRTKTPPGFKDDGDGDFFVWLDMLDAILVAKRRKIEFQQVVLVTNDKKVDWSREGIAHPILSAEVYALVGVPFETWDVTKLVQKVAEISG, from the coding sequence ATGCCGAAGCCGTGGATGAAATTGGGGAAGCTTTGGCGGATGCTGCCGCGACGATCTGGTTCGATTAGCAGTCCCGAAGAAAAAGAAGCGCGCGAAACCGAGATTCTCTCGCTGGTTAATCGCCAGTCGCACTTCGACTCTCGCAGCGCGCTGATTTACGCATACAAGCCCGAACCGCGAGATATGACCCTCGCGAAGTCGGCTATCGTTTTAGACTCAAGCGCCTTTCTACGACTCGGATCGCAGCCCGACGTAATCGACTATCTCAACACACGGCATGAAGCACCGCTAATTCTTCCCGGACAATCAATTCAAGAATTTTGGAACAACAATCTAAACGTGGCCGACACGATAGCGACAGGAATCAGCAGGAAATTTGACGCATTAAAAGCCGAAATTGAAAAAGTAGATGGAAATTTCCAGGATTTTTCTGAAAGATTTTCTGCACTTATTGATGAATTTCGGTCGTCCTACGGCTACGCCTACGATGGCGTTACGGTTAGAAGGACAGTAGCACTTCTAGAGCTTCTCAAGGACAAAGCGCTTACGAGCTACGTCACGCGGGAACGATTTTCTCAGATCGCATTACACCGCAAAAGAACGAAGACTCCACCTGGTTTCAAAGACGACGGCGATGGCGATTTTTTTGTTTGGCTCGATATGTTGGATGCCATCTTGGTCGCGAAGCGCCGCAAGATTGAGTTCCAGCAGGTTGTTCTGGTCACCAACGATAAGAAGGTTGATTGGAGTCGAGAGGGCATCGCGCACCCGATCCTGAGCGCCGAGGTTTATGCGCTTGTAGGTGTGCCGTTTGAGACGTGGGACGTGACCAAACTCGTGCAGAAGGTTGCTGAGATTAGCGGCTAA
- a CDS encoding DUF262 domain-containing protein, with protein MQTPLNASASSAGALLSNATFEIPPFQREYSWGTDEVTDFWTDLSNNIDSDSYFLGLIILTDSPDRKSVVDGQQRLITLTLLANAIYHEASKRGREALADRIQADFIRAIDYDSDETAPRVKLSDLRDDGTLQAILDTGIAPQIKEKDSVSARMAESYDYLLKRLKEDLAQDPFKRLGKWTKFLTDRLYFAVFVHPDSSSAYQVYEVINTRGKELTTADLLKNYVLSQTPPNHRADRYEEWQLMQRRFVDEGTNNFVQFIRHAVTVDAGHVLPKDLFGFLAGRLSFTGKNPPTVPDLMALLSRRLPIYLQMIDPSLDGPAQPDALKVFSALNSLGVIAVRPLLLAIADVPNAQEGMEYVLRLVVRRIVVGNLGTGNVERRFGEAARKIADTNDWTSVVNDLRDLNPSRDDFARQLKTRSFNKSVLAFMRRSVVEDSMTPERYGTLHFIWTRQADNWSEMSEEDGVYWSATIGNTFLAELERRPIAIDSWEDFKARLLPYAIEDEWSDILEEVDQWDAEAVDEIGEALADAAATIWFD; from the coding sequence GTGCAAACTCCGTTAAATGCATCCGCTAGTAGTGCCGGTGCATTGCTCTCCAATGCCACTTTCGAAATCCCCCCGTTCCAAAGAGAGTATTCATGGGGCACCGATGAAGTAACGGATTTCTGGACTGACTTGAGTAATAATATCGACTCCGATTCCTATTTTCTTGGCCTCATAATCCTGACGGATAGCCCTGACAGAAAATCTGTTGTCGATGGACAACAGCGACTAATTACCCTTACGCTATTGGCTAATGCGATATATCACGAAGCGTCCAAGCGTGGCCGCGAAGCACTGGCAGATCGTATACAAGCTGACTTTATTCGTGCAATTGACTACGATTCAGACGAAACGGCTCCACGGGTAAAGCTTTCGGACCTGCGGGATGACGGCACCCTTCAGGCAATTTTGGATACGGGAATTGCTCCACAAATTAAGGAAAAAGATTCGGTTTCTGCTCGGATGGCGGAGTCCTATGATTATTTGCTGAAACGCCTAAAGGAAGATCTAGCTCAAGACCCGTTCAAGCGCCTTGGAAAATGGACCAAATTCCTTACAGACAGGCTGTATTTTGCTGTATTCGTGCATCCTGATTCCTCATCCGCGTATCAAGTTTACGAGGTTATCAACACACGCGGAAAAGAGCTTACGACTGCTGACCTACTCAAAAACTATGTTCTTAGCCAGACACCACCTAATCATCGAGCTGATAGATATGAAGAATGGCAGCTTATGCAACGCAGGTTCGTCGATGAAGGGACGAACAATTTCGTACAATTCATCCGGCACGCCGTTACGGTTGATGCGGGTCACGTGCTACCGAAAGACCTCTTTGGATTTCTTGCTGGCCGCCTAAGTTTCACGGGGAAGAATCCGCCCACCGTCCCCGATCTTATGGCGCTGCTCAGCCGGCGCTTGCCGATCTATCTACAGATGATTGATCCGAGCTTAGATGGCCCGGCGCAGCCAGATGCGCTCAAGGTTTTCTCAGCCTTAAATAGCCTCGGGGTTATCGCAGTGCGCCCCCTTCTTCTCGCTATCGCCGATGTCCCAAACGCCCAAGAAGGAATGGAGTACGTCTTGCGCCTTGTCGTACGACGTATCGTTGTCGGAAATCTCGGTACTGGTAACGTCGAACGAAGGTTTGGTGAAGCCGCAAGAAAAATTGCCGATACCAATGACTGGACATCTGTCGTTAACGATCTTCGTGACCTCAACCCGTCGCGCGATGATTTCGCTCGTCAGCTAAAGACGAGATCGTTCAACAAAAGCGTTCTAGCATTTATGCGTCGATCAGTTGTCGAAGATAGCATGACACCTGAACGCTATGGAACCCTCCACTTCATCTGGACTCGACAAGCCGATAACTGGAGCGAAATGAGCGAAGAGGATGGTGTGTACTGGAGCGCCACAATCGGGAATACATTTCTGGCTGAACTTGAACGTCGACCCATCGCGATTGATTCATGGGAAGATTTCAAAGCTAGACTGCTTCCATATGCAATAGAAGACGAGTGGAGCGATATTCTGGAAGAGGTGGATCAGTGGGATGCCGAAGCCGTGGATGAAATTGGGGAAGCTTTGGCGGATGCTGCCGCGACGATCTGGTTCGATTAG
- a CDS encoding type II toxin-antitoxin system RelE/ParE family toxin → MTRPLRVVWRQTATDDLYRLYDWIADRADPDTAFAYTGAIEAHAGDLATFPERGTPRDDIAPGVRTLNFRGRTVIAYRVGEVVEVLRIFHAGQELGLVE, encoded by the coding sequence TTGACCAGGCCGCTCCGCGTCGTCTGGCGCCAGACTGCGACCGACGACCTCTACCGCCTCTACGACTGGATCGCCGACCGCGCCGATCCCGACACGGCGTTCGCCTACACCGGCGCGATCGAGGCCCACGCCGGCGACCTCGCGACCTTTCCCGAACGCGGCACCCCACGCGACGACATCGCGCCGGGTGTGCGAACGCTGAACTTTCGCGGGCGGACGGTTATTGCCTATCGGGTCGGTGAGGTGGTCGAGGTGTTGCGCATTTTCCATGCGGGGCAGGAGCTGGGATTGGTGGAGTGA
- a CDS encoding type II toxin-antitoxin system ParD family antitoxin: MASRAEKPVTVTLGPLTRAAQDRVKSGRYASVSEVVRAGLRALDREEALLDELLKARVAEALADTRPAQSAEDVRTGLAARHAQRTSKSA; encoded by the coding sequence ATGGCATCGCGCGCCGAAAAGCCCGTTACCGTCACCCTCGGCCCGCTCACCCGCGCCGCGCAGGATCGCGTCAAATCGGGCCGCTACGCCTCGGTCAGCGAAGTCGTCCGCGCGGGCCTGCGCGCGCTCGACCGCGAGGAAGCGCTGCTCGACGAACTGCTCAAGGCCCGCGTCGCCGAAGCGCTCGCCGACACGCGCCCGGCCCAGTCCGCCGAAGACGTCCGCACCGGCCTAGCCGCTCGCCACGCTCAGCGGACGAGCAAGTCCGCTTGA
- a CDS encoding Flp family type IVb pilin: MPQTKLLRDQRGATAIEYGLIAALIALACIIAFQSLGLNLETIFTTINDALNR, encoded by the coding sequence ATGCCGCAAACCAAGTTACTCCGCGACCAGCGCGGCGCGACCGCGATCGAATATGGACTGATTGCCGCACTGATCGCGCTCGCGTGCATCATCGCCTTTCAGTCGCTCGGGCTTAATCTGGAGACCATCTTCACGACGATCAACGACGCGCTCAACCGCTAG
- a CDS encoding LacI family DNA-binding transcriptional regulator gives MTAKMLRPTSFDVAERAGVSQSTVSRALRNSPGVNAETRARVAAAARELGYVVDRHASSLRLKSSETIALVTICRPGEDRSAINPFYFALLGSIAAATSARGFNLLISFQENPDNFRADFVASGLADAMIVIGTTSNRAAWDYFAAAQASGLDFVCWGSPGSPFHWMRSENDEGGQMAAEHLVKLGRRRIAFVGPQQSPQRQFDERRDGFTAALAAHGLTPIVAEPPAAADRHAQGVAAAHALLAQHPDVDAIFAASDMLALGVLQGLKDAGRRVPHDVALIGFDGIRAGTLADPALTTLEPDLDAAGEALVAMALEDDERTRSGTRIPVRLAVRGTA, from the coding sequence ATGACCGCAAAGATGCTGCGCCCGACATCGTTCGACGTCGCCGAGCGCGCGGGCGTGTCGCAATCGACCGTCTCGCGCGCGCTGCGCAACTCGCCCGGCGTCAACGCCGAAACGCGCGCGCGCGTCGCCGCCGCCGCGCGCGAGCTCGGCTATGTCGTCGACCGCCACGCCTCGTCGCTGCGCCTCAAAAGCAGCGAGACGATCGCGCTCGTCACCATCTGCCGCCCCGGCGAGGACCGCAGCGCGATCAACCCGTTCTACTTCGCGCTGCTCGGCAGCATCGCCGCCGCGACCTCGGCGCGCGGCTTCAACCTGCTCATCAGCTTTCAGGAAAATCCCGACAATTTCCGCGCCGATTTCGTCGCATCGGGGCTCGCCGACGCGATGATCGTCATCGGCACCACCAGCAACCGCGCGGCATGGGACTATTTCGCCGCGGCGCAGGCGTCGGGGCTCGACTTCGTCTGCTGGGGCAGCCCCGGCAGCCCGTTCCACTGGATGCGCAGCGAAAATGACGAGGGCGGGCAGATGGCCGCCGAGCACCTCGTAAAGCTCGGCCGCCGCCGCATCGCCTTCGTCGGGCCGCAGCAATCGCCGCAGCGCCAGTTCGACGAGCGCCGCGACGGCTTCACCGCCGCCCTCGCCGCCCACGGCCTCACCCCCATCGTCGCCGAGCCGCCCGCCGCCGCCGACCGCCATGCACAGGGCGTCGCCGCCGCGCACGCGCTGCTCGCCCAGCACCCCGACGTCGACGCGATCTTCGCGGCCAGCGACATGCTCGCGCTCGGCGTGCTGCAGGGGCTCAAGGACGCCGGCCGCCGCGTCCCGCACGATGTCGCGCTGATCGGCTTCGACGGCATCCGCGCCGGCACGCTCGCCGACCCCGCGCTCACCACGCTCGAACCCGACCTCGACGCCGCGGGCGAGGCGCTCGTCGCGATGGCGCTCGAGGATGACGAACGCACGCGCAGCGGCACGCGCATCCCCGTCCGCCTCGCCGTCCGCGGCACCGCCTGA